GGCCGTGGAGCTTCGCGACGGCGAAAAGGCGCGCTATCTGGGTAAGGGCGTTTCGAAGGCGGTGGAAAACGTCAACAACGTGATCGCCGAGGAGCTGATGGGCCTGGACGCCCTGAACCAGCGCGAAATCGACCAGACCATGATCGCGCTGGACGGCACGAAGAACAAGAGCAAGCTCGGTGCGAACGCGATTCTCGGCGTTTCGCTCGCCACGGCGAAGGCGGCGGCGGAGGCCCTGGAAATCCCGCTCTACCGGTATATCGGCGGCGCCAACGCGCACACGCTTCCCCTGCCCATGATGAATATCCTGAACGGCGGATCGCACGCGGACAACAACGTCGACATCCAGGAATTCATGGTCATGCCGGCCGGCGCGACCAGCTTCAAGGAGTCGCTCCGGATGGGCACGGAAGTCTTCCACGCCCTCAAGAAAGTGTTGAAGGACAAGGGGTTGAACACGTCGGTCGGCGACGAGGGCGGCTTTGCGCCGAACCTGGGTTCCAATGTGGAGGCGGTTGAAGTCATTCTGGAGGCCATCAAGGCGGCGGGCTACAAGGCCGGCACGGACATCTGGCTGGCGATCGACGCGGCCGCCAGCGAGTTTCACAAGAACGGGACCTACACGCTGGGCGCCGAGGCGAAACCGGAAAAAAGCGCCGACGGCATGATAGAATTCTGGAGTGAGATGACGGCCAAGTACCCGATCATCTCGATCGAGGACGGCCTCGACGAAAACGACTGGGACGGCTGGAAAAAGCTCTCGGACAAGCTCGGCAAGAAGACCCAGCTCGTGGGCGATGACCTCTTCGTGACCAACACCGAGTACCTCGGCCGCGGGATCAAAGAGGGCGTCGGAAATGCTATACTGGTTAAAGTCAACCAGATCGGATCGCTGACCGAGACCCTG
This is a stretch of genomic DNA from Candidatus Hydrogenedentota bacterium. It encodes these proteins:
- the eno gene encoding phosphopyruvate hydratase gives rise to the protein MTRITGIQAREILDSRGNPTVEVDVYLTSGHRGRAAVPSGASTGEHEAVELRDGEKARYLGKGVSKAVENVNNVIAEELMGLDALNQREIDQTMIALDGTKNKSKLGANAILGVSLATAKAAAEALEIPLYRYIGGANAHTLPLPMMNILNGGSHADNNVDIQEFMVMPAGATSFKESLRMGTEVFHALKKVLKDKGLNTSVGDEGGFAPNLGSNVEAVEVILEAIKAAGYKAGTDIWLAIDAAASEFHKNGTYTLGAEAKPEKSADGMIEFWSEMTAKYPIISIEDGLDENDWDGWKKLSDKLGKKTQLVGDDLFVTNTEYLGRGIKEGVGNAILVKVNQIGSLTETLEACQMAHRAGYTTVISHRSGETEDATIADIAVALNAGQIKTGSASRSDRIAKYNQLLRIEEELGGQAAFLGMDAFYNLR